A window from Planococcus maritimus encodes these proteins:
- a CDS encoding GNAT family N-acetyltransferase translates to MTKALEKKYIPLANYFSMAKEPLLTLHLSEVEKIIGQNLPNSAYLNQSWWEKTKAPSKYFHAWIDHGYRVKEFKPNRFVSFERMDLLDKNGGNNDYENKDILLIRQARHSDARFLAELQKQIEGESDFLLYGKEERALSTQKMKKQIIEWNQSGHSIAFLAILNGEYVGYLMAVGNEAKRASHRAALLLGIQADAQGKGIASSLLQTAEEWAATNAITRLELIVSDENTPARKLFEKIGYESEGIRKNSIITNNKLRNEIYMAKFLDFKKNIRISNSHQVR, encoded by the coding sequence ATGACTAAAGCGCTTGAAAAGAAATATATTCCATTAGCAAACTATTTTTCCATGGCAAAAGAACCACTCCTGACGCTACACCTTTCTGAAGTTGAAAAGATTATTGGCCAGAACCTACCTAACAGTGCCTATTTAAATCAAAGTTGGTGGGAAAAGACTAAAGCGCCCTCTAAGTATTTTCATGCTTGGATCGACCACGGCTACAGAGTCAAGGAATTTAAACCAAATCGTTTTGTCAGTTTTGAAAGAATGGATCTTCTGGATAAAAACGGCGGAAATAATGATTATGAAAATAAAGATATTTTGCTTATTCGCCAAGCTAGACATAGCGACGCGCGCTTTCTCGCAGAGTTGCAGAAGCAAATTGAAGGAGAATCGGACTTTCTGTTGTACGGAAAAGAGGAACGAGCACTGTCTACACAAAAAATGAAAAAGCAGATTATTGAGTGGAATCAAAGCGGTCATTCAATCGCCTTTCTTGCTATTTTAAACGGGGAGTATGTCGGTTATTTGATGGCCGTAGGGAATGAGGCCAAGCGAGCTAGTCATCGTGCTGCCTTGCTCCTTGGGATTCAAGCTGATGCACAAGGGAAAGGAATTGCTTCCTCCCTCCTTCAAACAGCAGAAGAATGGGCTGCCACAAACGCCATCACTCGTCTTGAGCTGATTGTTTCAGACGAAAACACTCCAGCTCGGAAGCTTTTTGAGAAAATTGGGTATGAATCGGAAGGTATTCGCAAAAATTCAATAATAACCAATAATAAACTGCGCAATGAAATTTATATGGCCAAGTTTTTAGATTTCAAAAAAAATATAAGGATTTCAAACTCACATCAGGTCCGATGA
- a CDS encoding zinc-binding dehydrogenase: MKAIQVTGYGDVDKLQLVELAIPEPGENDVLIQVKACAINNTEIWMREGAYGTDSKSGWRPEGVHFPRTPGSDIAGTIVKAGNRVDKSMIGKDVVLFPFTSSGQEGTEHISEDMSFIGSEYDGGYAEYVVWPAELCFDMPLANYTESAVFSVSGMTAWHMTEQIQAHSGETIVVTGANGGVGSLNVQIASKVFGAKVIAIVGDLAVTDKLKKLGATHVLSYKSAHLAKDILEVNGGPVDSVLDVVGDALFSTSLQVLKKGGKFCISGSAGGQHTDLDFRTLYLKHLTFYGSVLGTIEEFKRMLQAISEGTIEPVIDKTFPLEQAPEAQVYFKKTGKLGKIVLLPGE, from the coding sequence ATGAAAGCTATTCAAGTGACAGGATATGGTGATGTAGACAAGCTCCAGCTTGTGGAACTAGCGATCCCGGAACCAGGAGAAAACGATGTGCTTATCCAAGTAAAAGCTTGTGCCATCAATAATACGGAAATTTGGATGAGAGAAGGCGCTTATGGCACTGACTCGAAGTCCGGATGGCGCCCAGAAGGTGTTCACTTCCCAAGGACACCCGGTTCAGATATAGCAGGCACCATCGTAAAAGCTGGAAACCGTGTAGATAAATCCATGATCGGCAAAGATGTTGTGCTGTTTCCCTTCACTTCGAGTGGCCAGGAAGGAACGGAACACATCTCAGAGGATATGTCTTTTATCGGTTCGGAATATGATGGTGGATATGCGGAATACGTAGTTTGGCCGGCTGAACTTTGTTTTGATATGCCGCTCGCGAACTACACGGAAAGTGCTGTATTTTCTGTTAGTGGGATGACGGCCTGGCATATGACAGAACAAATTCAAGCTCATTCTGGCGAGACTATAGTGGTAACTGGCGCAAACGGAGGGGTTGGATCGTTAAACGTACAAATTGCCTCAAAGGTATTTGGCGCTAAGGTCATTGCGATCGTTGGCGACCTAGCTGTAACCGATAAATTAAAAAAGCTGGGGGCCACACACGTATTGTCTTACAAATCAGCTCACCTAGCCAAGGACATACTCGAGGTAAATGGAGGCCCAGTGGATTCTGTTCTAGACGTTGTAGGCGATGCCCTGTTCTCCACCTCTCTTCAAGTCTTGAAAAAAGGCGGGAAATTCTGTATCTCTGGCTCTGCAGGAGGACAACACACAGACCTTGACTTTAGAACCTTGTACTTAAAACATCTTACGTTTTACGGTTCTGTTTTGGGCACGATTGAAGAATTCAAACGTATGCTCCAAGCCATTTCAGAAGGCACAATTGAACCCGTTATCGATAAGACTTTCCCACTCGAACAAGCTCCAGAAGCTCAAGTGTACTTTAAAAAAACAGGGAAATTAGGGAAAATTGTCTTGCTGCCTGGGGAATGA